In the genome of Dyadobacter fermentans DSM 18053, the window GTATTCCGCCGCATTGTCGAAAGCCGCGCCCTCGGTCACTTTCGGCGAGCCCAGATCGCGGTTCGTCAATGCGGAATCGCCATACACATTTACCGAGCGCAATGCCTGCACTACCATCACCTGCACCACATTAAAACCCTTTTGCTGCCGGTCGGCCAGGTACCGGGCGGCATCCTCGCGCGTGAGCCGTGTAAAAAGCAGCCAGCCGGTATCCGCCAGCCAGAAGAACGGCTTGCCGTTTTGATCCGTAAAAAACCGCCGGTTTTCCGATACTTTCAAGGTTTGCGATTGGCTATAAACAGGCTTTGTGCCGGCAATGAAGCCGGCACAAAGGAGCATGATCAATTTCAGGTTCATGCGTTTACTAACCATAAGTAATGCTTTCGATTGTACGTAAACACTTTGTAAACTATTAATATCCAGCATTCTGTGTAATCTTCGCATTCTGGTCCCGCACGATATTCGGGATCGGGAACACCAATTTGTTTTGCGTTACCGGCTTTCCTTTCGCGGTCAGCACGTCGATGACGCGGCCGGTACGTTTCAGGTCGAACCAACGGTGGAATTCGAATGCCAGCTCCACGCGGCGCTCATGTTCGACGGCCAACGCGATCGTATTGTACTGGGCAGGATAGCCCGCGGCACCGTACAATGGCAATCCGGCCCGTTTGCGGACCTCGTTCAGGTAAACCGGGTCGCCGGTCGCTTCCGAGAGCAGCAGGAGCAGGTCGGCATAGCGCAATACCATGAAATTGTTGTTTGCCGCAATGTTCTGGTTGATCAGCGGGGCCGACTTATCCTGCCATTTTTTCGGAAATTTGGCTTTGGTAAAGTTGCCTTTCGCGTCGGTGAAGCCCGTATCGATGGAAGCCTCGCGGCGGTTGTCGCCTTTTTCGTACTCATTCCAAATGTCCTCCACGACCTGGTTCATGCCCGCGCCATAGAAGCCCAATGCATTGGAATTAGGGAAAAATTCGAGGTAATAATTGCTGTAAGGCAATGTGGCGGAGCCACCAAGGAATTGTATTTCGAAGATCGACTCTTTTGTATTCTTCGTTTTAGGGTCCCAAAGCGATGCGTACGAGGGCAACAGTTCATATTGTTTGCTATCATACACTTCTTTTAACTCCTTCACGCCATTGGCTTTATCACCCACAGCCAGGTACACTTTACCGAGCAGCGTTTGCGCGGCGCCTTTGGTGGCCCGGCCGGCGATGGCAGAAGATGCCGGCAGTTTAGACTTCGCATCGGCCAAATCCTTGGTAATCTGCGCATAAATCTGCGCGGCGGGCGTGCGAAGGATTTCATAAGCTTCTGCGGCACTCACCGGACGCGTCACCAGCGGCACATCCCCCCAAAGCTGCACCATATTATAGTAGTACAATGAGCGCAGGAACAGCATTTCGCCTTGTGTTTGAGCCTTGTACGTCGCGTCGAGATCGGCATTCTCAATCTTTTCGAGGATGATATTGATGTTGTAAAGCGACCGGTAGAAATCCTGCCAGAACTGGTACACCATCGTGTTTGCAGGCGCCAGCGTGTAGTCGCGGAACTGCCATTTATCGGCCTGGTTACCCGAAATGTTGAAGATCGTCACGTTGTCGGACATCAGCTCGCCGGCATAGGAAACCGGCCCCTGCGGATGATACACGGTGTAAAGCGTGTTGTAGGCTGCATTGGCAGCAATGTCGAAATCCGACTTCGTTTTGTAAAAATTCTCCGCACTGGGGTTTGAAACCGGCGCCAGTTCGAGGAATGAATCCTTGCAGCCCCAACTGGTGGCGATGAGCGCGGCAAGTGTGATTGATTTTATGATTCTTTTCATTTGTCTTCGCTTTTTTGAGTTGCCTCAAAAGCATGGCAGCGGCCGTGCCTTCGCAGCATAAAACCTTAAAAATCAGCTTTAATCCCAACAGTAATCACACGGGGCAGAGGATACGATCCATAATCAACCCCCTGAAAAGCGCCCGGCACCGGTGCATTGCCACTGCTGTACGAGCTGGAAGTTTCCATGCTCGAAGAATAGGAAGTTGTTCCGTAAGTCGTGTTCTCAGGATCGTAGCCGATGTATTTGCTCCACAAATGCACGTTTTCCGCATTCACATAAATTCGCGCGCTGCTCATTTTCAGCTTCGCAGCCCATTTCTGAGGCATTGCGTACGATACGCGCACATTGCGCAGGCGCAGGAACGAAGCATCTTCCACCCAGTACGACGAGAACTGCTTTTGCAACCCAAGGTAGTTCACCGATGGTTTGAAATGCTTGCCATCGCCCGGATTGCTCTCAGAGCGCCAGTAGTTATACATGCTCTCGAAAAAGTTGCGTCCATTGTCCCAGGTCCCGAGGTAGCGCACGTTGTTGTTGGCGATCTCGCCGCCGTACGAGCCCTGGAACAGGAACGATAGCTCAAAGCCTTTGTAGCCAACGGTGTTGGTAATGCCCGCCGTGAAATTCGGCTGATAGTTTCCGAGAATGGTGCGGTCGGCATCGCTGATCTTGCCGTCGCCATTCACGTCACGTACTTTCGGGTCGCCCGGCGTGGTGCTGGCATGGTGCGGGTAAGCGTCGATTTCCGCCTGATTTTTGAATACGCCGTCGAAAATGTAGCCGTAGAAGTTCGAAACAGGCTGGCCCACTTCCGTGCGCACGGTCACCACGTTGTCGACATACTGGATCGGCGCGTTGCCCGGGCCGAGTTGCAGCACTTTGTTCCGGTTCCTTGAAAAGTTGAAATCCGTCGTCCATGTGAATGCGCCAGTGAGGTTTTTGGTAGAAATATTCAATTCCACGCCGCGGTTGCGCATTTTACCGATATTGGTCAGCTGGGTCGAGAATCCGGTAATGTCGGGCACCGGCACGAAAAGCAGCATGTCACGGGTAAGCGAGTTGTAGTATTCCGCCGAAAGGTTGATCCGGTTGTTAAATAGCCCCACATCCACGCCCACGTTGAACTGATTGGTCTTCTCCCATTTCAGATTAGGATTTGCCAGGCTGTTCACTTTCAGTCCATTGGCCAGGTTCTGACCATTTACATATTGCGCCGCAGCCAGCAAACTGATCGCGCCGTAGTTAGGGATCTGGTTGTTACCCGTCACGCCATAGCTCGCGCGGAGTTTCAGGTTGTTCACCGCCGTCACACCCGACATGAATGCCTCATCCGAAATCAACCAACCCGCTGAAACAGAAGGAAAATAGCCCCATTTGTTGTTCTCGCCAAAGCGCGACATTCCATCGCGGCGCATCGCTCCCGTCAGGAAGTAGCGGTTTTTGAAATTATACTGCACCCGCGCCAGGTACGACAGCAGCGACCATTCGCTGGCTGTGGTGTTCCCTGCGGTAACTGTTCCGGCATTGAGCGTGTGCACGAGGTCGTTCGGGAAGTTGTTGGCAGCCACGTACATCGTTTCGTCGCGCTGTTTTTGGCTGGTGTAACCCAGCAAACCGGTGAATGAGTGCTCACCGAGCTTCTTATCGTAGGTCAACGTATTCTCACTCAGCCAGTTCAACATGTACGCGTCGCTTGCATTGCCCTGCGCCGCGAGCACAGCCGAGTAGCCGTATTTTTGTTTATCGTTCCAATAAAAATGGTTGCGGGTATTGTACAAGTTGCCGCTGAGGCTGGTGCGGAACCGCAGGCCGTCGATGAGCTCGTATTCCAGGTAACCCGTCGCAAGGGTATTGAACGACTTCCGGCCCTTATCCACCTCCCGGGTGAGCGAGTACGGATGCCAGAGGTTCATATCCGCATAGGGCGTAAAGCGGAACCAGGTCGAGTTGGGATCGCGGAAACCGAGGTTGCCGTTTTCATTGTAAACCGGGAAAATCGGTGAGCTTTGCAGGCCGAGACTGATCACGTCGCTTTTACCCTGCGTTCCTTCCGTGCGGTCGAAAATGGAGGTAATACCAATGTTCAAGCCCGCGGTGAGCCTTTTGGTAATTTGTGTTTTGAGGTTCGATCGAAGCGCGAGGCGTTTGTAGTAGTTCGCGTCGAGAACGGCCGTTTGGTCGAGGTAGGCGCCCGAAAACATATATTGCGTCTTGTCGGTGCCTCCGGTAACCGTCAGTTGCGCGTTGAACGACGGTGCCGTGCGGAACATCACATCTTGCCAGTCCGTACCTTTTCCAAACTGCTGCGGATTTTGTGTAAAATCATCCGGGATACGCAATGTGGCCGGGCGGGCGCTGTTCGGGTCGCTCGCATTGCCGCCCTGTGCTGTCCAGGCATTGTTTTTAGCATCGGTGTAAGTTTCGATAAACTGCTGCGCGTCCATCATTTTCACGCGGCGCGTCACTTTTTGCGAGCCATATTCC includes:
- a CDS encoding RagB/SusD family nutrient uptake outer membrane protein; translated protein: MKRIIKSITLAALIATSWGCKDSFLELAPVSNPSAENFYKTKSDFDIAANAAYNTLYTVYHPQGPVSYAGELMSDNVTIFNISGNQADKWQFRDYTLAPANTMVYQFWQDFYRSLYNINIILEKIENADLDATYKAQTQGEMLFLRSLYYYNMVQLWGDVPLVTRPVSAAEAYEILRTPAAQIYAQITKDLADAKSKLPASSAIAGRATKGAAQTLLGKVYLAVGDKANGVKELKEVYDSKQYELLPSYASLWDPKTKNTKESIFEIQFLGGSATLPYSNYYLEFFPNSNALGFYGAGMNQVVEDIWNEYEKGDNRREASIDTGFTDAKGNFTKAKFPKKWQDKSAPLINQNIAANNNFMVLRYADLLLLLSEATGDPVYLNEVRKRAGLPLYGAAGYPAQYNTIALAVEHERRVELAFEFHRWFDLKRTGRVIDVLTAKGKPVTQNKLVFPIPNIVRDQNAKITQNAGY
- a CDS encoding SusC/RagA family TonB-linked outer membrane protein, encoding MKQLLRIILVCLLVAPALHAQTLSVKGRVTGVSDADPLPGVSVVIKGTQRGTTTNADGAFQIDVPDQATVLVFSFVGYKSVEETVGARTDIGVKLVPENKSLEEVVVVGYGTQSKRAVTGAVISVNYDKFKDRSFSNVTQSLAGTLPGVNISQSQGAPGSSPVIKIRGISSITAGTNPLIVVDGVPLENFNLNLINPQDIESIEVLKDASSAAIYGSRGSSGVIIVTTKTGKPGKVNVSANVEYGSQKVTRRVKMMDAQQFIETYTDAKNNAWTAQGGNASDPNSARPATLRIPDDFTQNPQQFGKGTDWQDVMFRTAPSFNAQLTVTGGTDKTQYMFSGAYLDQTAVLDANYYKRLALRSNLKTQITKRLTAGLNIGITSIFDRTEGTQGKSDVISLGLQSSPIFPVYNENGNLGFRDPNSTWFRFTPYADMNLWHPYSLTREVDKGRKSFNTLATGYLEYELIDGLRFRTSLSGNLYNTRNHFYWNDKQKYGYSAVLAAQGNASDAYMLNWLSENTLTYDKKLGEHSFTGLLGYTSQKQRDETMYVAANNFPNDLVHTLNAGTVTAGNTTASEWSLLSYLARVQYNFKNRYFLTGAMRRDGMSRFGENNKWGYFPSVSAGWLISDEAFMSGVTAVNNLKLRASYGVTGNNQIPNYGAISLLAAAQYVNGQNLANGLKVNSLANPNLKWEKTNQFNVGVDVGLFNNRINLSAEYYNSLTRDMLLFVPVPDITGFSTQLTNIGKMRNRGVELNISTKNLTGAFTWTTDFNFSRNRNKVLQLGPGNAPIQYVDNVVTVRTEVGQPVSNFYGYIFDGVFKNQAEIDAYPHHASTTPGDPKVRDVNGDGKISDADRTILGNYQPNFTAGITNTVGYKGFELSFLFQGSYGGEIANNNVRYLGTWDNGRNFFESMYNYWRSESNPGDGKHFKPSVNYLGLQKQFSSYWVEDASFLRLRNVRVSYAMPQKWAAKLKMSSARIYVNAENVHLWSKYIGYDPENTTYGTTSYSSSMETSSSYSSGNAPVPGAFQGVDYGSYPLPRVITVGIKADF